ACACAACATAGGCGACCATGAAAATAACGAGCCCTACATAAATCTGTGCCTTAAGAGAATGAACCCATTTCTCAATAAAGTACTTGATCAAGGGCTGGCAGAACACAATTATCGCCCCGTTAATCGTCCACAAGATGCTGTAGTGGGTTAATGGTATACCGAGATTCTGTATATGTACACTGATGGTGGTCTGCCACTGGACATAAGCAACCCAGCAAATGAGAAAACCGGCGCACAAAATCAGCAGCGCTTTAAACCGTTTCTTATTTTCTACTTCCTGCCCCTGTTCGAATACGTTCGTCGTCTGAGCCTGCCCGCTGTCCGCCTGCAGACGCCTGAAGAACAGCAATGCGAGAACAAAAAATCCGAGATACATAAGACCGTTGCCGAGAAATACGAGATCAAAACGGTAGCTTGCCAAAAGACCGCCCGATGCTGCGCCTACTGAAACACCGACGTTCTGCGCTACATACATAGCGTTAAAAGGACGCCTGCCACCTTCCGGCCAGACCGCTCCTGCCATGGCATACATGGCAGGAATGATCACACCGGCGCCGAAGCCAAGACCGAGCATCAGCACTACATACTGATAAAAATCATTAAAAAGAGCAAGCGTAAACGCACTTGCCATCGTAATGAGAACCCCGAGCATAATTGTTTTGTAACCGCCGATCCGGTCAAACAGCTTACCGCCTATTAAATTACCGATAACCCCCATGACCGCATTTCCCATTATGACAATACCGGCCACAGACAACGATTTTCCCAGTTCCATATGAATGTAGATTGTGTTTAAAGGCCATAAAAAAGATGCCCCCGTAACGTTAATCGCCATTCCGATTACGAGGAGCCAGACCGCCTTTGGCATGGGGGTCCCCCCTTACTATGAGGCCACTGAAAAAGTACAAACCAACTTTTTCACTGCCTTTATTTAAGTGGCAATGGCTCCATTCGGTTGCGCGCCTGTTACGAGAAACCCACTCATAACAGGCTTTTATAAAATGCAACCGTTCCGCTCATTGCTTAGAAGGCACTAAAAAAAGTTAAAGACCGAACTTTTTCAGTGCCTTCACTATTTCGAATATCTAAATAAATTGTAGAGCAGGAATGTAAATAAAGCAACGATCTTTTTACTCAATTTGTAAATCCCCCTCCCCTGCACCCCGGCCTGTATATATGGTAGGATTACTACTAGAAAAATCTCCACTGGAGGCTGATAACATGATCGATTTACGAAGTGATACAGTAACGAGACCGACTCCCGGGATGCGTCAGGCTATGGCCGATGCCCTCGTCGGTGATGATGTATATGAAGAAGACCCTGCGGTTAATGAACTGGAAGCCTACTGCGCCAGGCTGACAGGAAAAGAGGCGGCCCTTTTCGTTACCAGCGGCACCCAGGGTAATCAGGTAGCTGTATTAACCCATATGCGGCAGGGAGAAGAAATAATCATGGACGACCGCGCCCACGTCTTTCTTTATGAAGGTGGCGCAACTGCCGCTCTTGCCGGCGTTCAGTCCAGAACTCTCCCCAGTGAAAAAGGACAGATTGCCATTGACGATATCGCCGCCGCCGTAAGGATGAGTGATGTTCATTTTCCAGATACAGGTCTTATCTGGCTTGAAAATACCCACAATAAAAGCGGAGGATCTGTTCTTTCCCCTGATTACATGGCAAAGGTAGCGGATCTTGCAAAAGAACATCAGATTCCGGTTCATATGGACGGCGCCCGTTTATTTAATGCCTCAGTTGCAACAGGAATCCCCGTAAGTGAGATTGCAAAGCATACGACCACCGTACAATTCTGTCTGTCCAAAGGACTCGGTGCCCCCGTCGGTTCAATTCTTGCGGGAGACAGAGCTTTTATTGAGAGGGCGAGAAAATGGCGAAAACGCCTGGGCGGCGGATTAAGACAGGCCGGTGTCCTTGCTGCCCCTGCTCTTCTTGCACTAAAGAATGGCTTTAATTTTATAGAGACCGACCACGATCACGCGAAACAACTGGCCCGGGCTGTTTCTGAGCTCGACGGTTTTTATATTGAGAATACTGTAGAAACAAACATGGTTCTTGTGAATACGAAAGAAACGGGCAAAACGAGTGAAGACTGGGTGGCTGAGATGAAGCGCCAGGGCGTACTTGCCGTTCCCTACGGCCCATATACAATCCGGCTTACCACTCACCGCGACCTTGACCAGACAGCGATTAAAGATGCGATATCAGGAATCACAAAAGCCCGGCATCAGTTGAAAGGATGAACAGACGGTGACAAACGAAACACCTCTCCTGTATGGAGATAAACGATACTACACATGGAACCACCACCTGCGTCAGGAGTTTGGGGAAAAAATCTTCAAAGTACCTCTGGATGCCGGATTTGACTGCCCCAACCGTGATGGAAACGTGGCAAGCGGAGGATGTACCTTCTGCAGCGAACGGGGCTCCGGTGACTTTGCCGGAGACCGTAAAGACGACTTGGTCACGCAGTTTACTACAATCAAAGAACGTATGCATACGAAGTGGAAAAGCGGAAAGTACATCGGGTACTTCCAGGCATACACCAATACGTATGCACCAGTAGAAGAACTCCGGGAAATGTATGAAGTTATCCTGGAGCAGGAAGGTGTCGTCGGCCTCGCCATCGCCACCCGGCCGGACTGTCTTCCCGATGATGTGGTGGAGTATCTCGCAGAACTTAATGAGAGAACCTA
This DNA window, taken from Alteribacter keqinensis, encodes the following:
- a CDS encoding MDR family MFS transporter, with product MPKAVWLLVIGMAINVTGASFLWPLNTIYIHMELGKSLSVAGIVIMGNAVMGVIGNLIGGKLFDRIGGYKTIMLGVLITMASAFTLALFNDFYQYVVLMLGLGFGAGVIIPAMYAMAGAVWPEGGRRPFNAMYVAQNVGVSVGAASGGLLASYRFDLVFLGNGLMYLGFFVLALLFFRRLQADSGQAQTTNVFEQGQEVENKKRFKALLILCAGFLICWVAYVQWQTTISVHIQNLGIPLTHYSILWTINGAIIVFCQPLIKYFIEKWVHSLKAQIYVGLVIFMVAYVVLSQADVFTAFIVAMVILTFGEMFVWPAVPTIAHQLAPEGKAGFYQGIVNSIGTGGRLIGPFFGGVMADLFGMSVLFYVLVVLFLISFVTTALYDRGLKEKEVGQRNMESSAS
- the ltaE gene encoding low-specificity L-threonine aldolase; protein product: MIDLRSDTVTRPTPGMRQAMADALVGDDVYEEDPAVNELEAYCARLTGKEAALFVTSGTQGNQVAVLTHMRQGEEIIMDDRAHVFLYEGGATAALAGVQSRTLPSEKGQIAIDDIAAAVRMSDVHFPDTGLIWLENTHNKSGGSVLSPDYMAKVADLAKEHQIPVHMDGARLFNASVATGIPVSEIAKHTTTVQFCLSKGLGAPVGSILAGDRAFIERARKWRKRLGGGLRQAGVLAAPALLALKNGFNFIETDHDHAKQLARAVSELDGFYIENTVETNMVLVNTKETGKTSEDWVAEMKRQGVLAVPYGPYTIRLTTHRDLDQTAIKDAISGITKARHQLKG